The following coding sequences are from one Candidatus Hydrogenedentota bacterium window:
- a CDS encoding ankyrin repeat domain-containing protein, producing MIRRSGLCWVVCLAAAFMMPGCGSEIKDDPLFQPAYDVFQAAEAGDVEAIQFYVSDYSWDPIVPSHEGLTPLCAAAKGGNVDVITLMVQAGADVNYADSHGKKPLAYAKDAGKQEAVDLLLQLGATE from the coding sequence ATGATACGACGTTCTGGGTTGTGCTGGGTGGTTTGTCTTGCTGCGGCGTTCATGATGCCGGGTTGCGGTTCGGAGATTAAGGATGACCCGCTGTTCCAACCCGCCTACGATGTATTCCAGGCGGCAGAGGCGGGCGACGTGGAGGCCATTCAGTTCTATGTCTCGGACTACTCATGGGATCCAATTGTTCCCAGCCATGAAGGGTTGACACCGTTATGCGCCGCGGCAAAGGGCGGGAATGTGGATGTAATAACGCTCATGGTACAGGCCGGGGCTGACGTGAATTATGCGGACAGCCACGGCAAGAAGCCCCTGGCCTATGCAAAGGATGCAGGCAAGCAGGAAGCCGTGGACCTTCTGCTCCAGCTTGGCGCCACGGAGTGA
- a CDS encoding DUF1559 domain-containing protein, with translation MRKKGFTLIELLVVIAIIGILAAILLPALSRAREAARRASCQNNLKQWGLVFKMYAGESKGEKFPRNALGVDRNPNPGPNKVLSAPSGIQIYPEYLTDMNVYFCPSQPDNRADDFIKCPGGFWCSGTQAGGVYSLPANGGYYLNPTWFDDRTYIYNAWLNDSSEVFITTSTLWSAWRNNSFGDTPLGATPALADADITLSGTQIGGLNAYFASVAASFTSIGLPVPVAHGNGGVTGTSIQRLREGVERFLITDINNAGASAKAQSTVAYMWDRIGTSGSSLRGFAHIPGGCNVLFMDGHVEFKKYPAEQYPVDKLSAFVGRAT, from the coding sequence ATGAGGAAAAAAGGCTTTACGTTGATTGAGTTGCTGGTTGTAATTGCCATCATTGGCATACTTGCGGCAATCCTGCTTCCGGCTCTGTCTCGCGCGCGGGAAGCCGCCCGCCGTGCAAGTTGCCAGAATAATCTGAAACAGTGGGGTTTGGTGTTCAAGATGTACGCAGGCGAATCCAAGGGGGAGAAGTTCCCGCGGAACGCGCTTGGCGTAGACCGCAATCCGAATCCGGGTCCGAATAAGGTTCTTTCCGCACCGAGCGGCATTCAGATTTATCCGGAATATCTTACCGATATGAATGTGTACTTCTGTCCTTCGCAGCCCGATAACCGCGCGGATGACTTCATCAAGTGTCCAGGAGGATTCTGGTGCAGTGGAACCCAGGCTGGCGGGGTATATTCCCTTCCGGCGAACGGCGGTTACTATCTGAATCCGACCTGGTTCGATGATCGCACGTACATCTACAATGCGTGGCTGAACGACAGCAGCGAGGTCTTCATAACGACCAGCACCCTGTGGAGCGCCTGGCGAAACAACAGCTTTGGTGACACGCCGCTCGGTGCAACTCCCGCACTGGCCGATGCGGATATCACGCTCAGCGGCACCCAGATTGGCGGGTTGAACGCATACTTCGCGTCAGTTGCCGCCTCCTTTACGAGCATTGGACTTCCCGTTCCCGTGGCGCACGGTAACGGCGGCGTAACCGGCACCTCCATTCAGCGTTTGCGTGAAGGTGTTGAACGCTTCCTGATCACCGACATCAACAATGCCGGTGCGTCGGCCAAGGCGCAGAGCACGGTAGCCTACATGTGGGATCGTATTGGCACGAGCGGATCGTCGCTTCGCGGCTTCGCCCACATTCCCGGAGGCTGCAATGTTCTCTTCATGGACGGCCATGTCGAGTTCAAGAAGTACCCGGCGGAACAGTATCCGGTCGACAAGTTGAGCGCCTTCGTGGGGCGTGCGACCTGA
- the slyD gene encoding peptidylprolyl isomerase, giving the protein MEIQHNAVVGMHYTLKNDDGEVIDSSEGGTPLVFIQGHGNIIHGLESALAGLKVGDSKVVVVEPADGYGEYDDELVQEVPRSAFEGIDTLEVGMQFHADTEDGIVPITVMEISDDVITVDGNHELAGERLHFSVTIDSIREATAEELAHGHIHGDDDDHCHDHGCGCGHGH; this is encoded by the coding sequence ATGGAAATCCAACACAACGCCGTCGTGGGCATGCACTACACCCTGAAGAACGACGATGGCGAGGTCATCGACTCCTCCGAGGGCGGTACACCGCTCGTCTTCATCCAGGGCCATGGCAACATCATTCACGGCCTGGAAAGCGCCCTTGCGGGGCTGAAGGTGGGCGACTCCAAGGTGGTGGTGGTCGAGCCGGCGGACGGTTACGGCGAGTACGATGACGAGCTTGTTCAGGAAGTGCCCCGCAGCGCCTTTGAGGGCATCGACACCCTGGAGGTGGGCATGCAGTTCCACGCCGACACGGAAGACGGTATCGTCCCCATCACGGTCATGGAAATTTCCGACGACGTGATCACGGTGGACGGAAACCACGAGCTGGCCGGAGAGCGCCTCCACTTTTCCGTCACCATCGACAGCATCCGCGAGGCCACGGCCGAGGAGTTGGCCCACGGCCACATCCATGGCGACGACGACGATCATTGCCATGACCACGGCTGCGGCTGCGGACACGGGCACTGA
- a CDS encoding TetR/AcrR family transcriptional regulator, which produces MAVGEAQQVNEAETKLLRSALTLFSEKGYEGTSIREIIEGAGVTRPVLYYYFENKEDLFRRLFETTFSDLIQRIDQGSQGEGHCVPRLKGIISAAFALAEENVQAVRLILQVLFAPPLQGPPLDRDKLIRQRFKVVEYVIRDGLKNKELSGGSSQSLTLVFLGIMDFHMMAKSNRLDTHLSPELAASLVDFFVYGAKYRDKPEVSLVSPYAT; this is translated from the coding sequence ATGGCGGTCGGCGAAGCACAACAAGTAAACGAGGCGGAGACCAAACTTCTTCGCAGCGCACTCACCCTGTTCAGCGAAAAGGGGTACGAGGGTACCAGTATTCGCGAAATCATCGAAGGCGCGGGGGTCACCCGGCCCGTGCTGTATTACTACTTCGAGAACAAGGAAGATCTGTTCCGCCGCCTTTTCGAGACCACCTTCAGCGATTTGATCCAGCGCATCGATCAGGGCAGCCAGGGGGAGGGTCACTGCGTGCCCCGACTCAAAGGCATCATCAGCGCGGCGTTTGCTCTGGCCGAAGAAAATGTACAGGCGGTGCGGCTGATCCTTCAGGTGCTCTTTGCGCCCCCCCTGCAGGGTCCGCCCCTGGATCGGGACAAGCTGATCCGCCAGCGCTTCAAAGTGGTGGAGTATGTAATACGCGACGGCCTCAAGAACAAGGAGCTTTCCGGCGGCAGCAGCCAGAGCCTGACACTGGTTTTCCTGGGGATCATGGACTTCCACATGATGGCGAAGTCCAACCGGCTCGACACCCACCTCTCCCCGGAGCTCGCGGCCTCCCTCGTGGACTTTTTTGTATATGGCGCAAAGTACCGGGACAAACCCGAGGTGAGTCTGGTCAGTCCCTACGCCACCTGA
- the pdxH gene encoding pyridoxamine 5'-phosphate oxidase, whose amino-acid sequence MSIPKEPNPYTLFAAWFDEAKQCAAITEPDAMILSTVDRDLLPDSRVVLLKDFSDRGFVFFTNLTSAKSRELEEIPKAALNFHWMPLDKQVRVRGRVEPVTEAEADEYFASRPKQSQIGAWASKQSQPYTERLEFERRIAKYSAKYAIGKVPRPPFWSGFRVVPSHIEFWLKQPYRLHDRLRYTLVEGAWHHDRLYP is encoded by the coding sequence ATGTCCATCCCCAAAGAACCCAATCCCTATACGTTATTCGCCGCCTGGTTTGACGAGGCGAAGCAATGCGCCGCCATCACCGAGCCCGACGCCATGATCCTCTCCACGGTGGATCGCGACCTGTTGCCCGATTCCCGCGTGGTGCTGCTGAAAGACTTCTCCGACCGGGGCTTTGTCTTCTTCACCAACCTCACCAGTGCGAAGTCCCGAGAGCTGGAGGAGATTCCCAAGGCCGCGTTGAACTTTCACTGGATGCCGCTGGACAAACAGGTGCGCGTGCGCGGTCGGGTGGAGCCCGTCACCGAGGCGGAGGCGGATGAATACTTTGCCAGCCGACCAAAACAGAGCCAGATCGGCGCCTGGGCGTCCAAGCAGTCCCAGCCCTATACCGAGCGCCTGGAGTTTGAGCGGCGCATCGCCAAATACAGCGCCAAGTATGCCATCGGCAAGGTGCCCCGCCCGCCCTTCTGGTCGGGATTCCGCGTGGTGCCGAGCCACATCGAATTCTGGCTGAAACAACCCTACCGGCTTCACGACCGACTGCGCTATACTCTTGTGGAGGGTGCGTGGCATCATGATCGCCTGTACCCCTGA
- a CDS encoding sugar phosphate isomerase/epimerase translates to MKFGICSEIFKDWNDIGRTINFVKETGYDGLEIAPFTFSEYVTDISTATRGEIVKRAAEADLDILGIHWVFVGPQGVHLTHPDPAVRAFTTDYLKALVNFCGDIGGKVIIFGSPKQRNVEEGVTYDEAFGYARSVFEAAMPVCEARDVTICIEPLTHMETNFLQSAAEAVTLIDAVGHPNFQLILDTKAMTFEKDDRATLIRRHANHMKHYHANDENLHGPGFGEVDFAPIFQALKDVNFGGYVSVEVFNFDPGPETIARKSLEYMKQFV, encoded by the coding sequence GTGAAGTTCGGAATCTGCAGCGAAATTTTCAAAGACTGGAACGATATAGGCCGCACCATTAATTTCGTCAAAGAGACGGGTTATGATGGCCTGGAAATCGCTCCCTTTACCTTTTCAGAATATGTTACGGACATATCGACGGCCACACGCGGGGAAATCGTGAAGCGCGCCGCCGAGGCGGATCTGGATATTCTGGGAATCCATTGGGTTTTCGTGGGCCCTCAGGGTGTTCACCTCACCCACCCCGATCCCGCCGTGCGGGCCTTCACCACGGATTACCTCAAGGCGCTGGTCAATTTCTGCGGCGACATCGGCGGCAAGGTGATCATCTTCGGTTCGCCCAAACAGCGCAACGTTGAGGAAGGCGTGACCTACGACGAAGCCTTCGGTTATGCCCGCTCGGTATTCGAAGCGGCCATGCCGGTCTGCGAAGCCCGCGATGTGACCATCTGCATCGAGCCGCTGACCCACATGGAGACCAATTTTCTCCAGAGCGCGGCGGAGGCGGTGACGCTGATTGATGCGGTCGGCCATCCCAATTTTCAATTGATCCTGGATACGAAGGCCATGACCTTTGAAAAGGACGACCGGGCAACGCTCATCCGCCGCCACGCGAACCATATGAAGCACTATCACGCCAACGACGAGAACCTCCATGGTCCAGGCTTTGGCGAAGTCGATTTTGCGCCCATCTTCCAGGCCTTGAAAGACGTAAACTTCGGCGGGTACGTTTCGGTGGAAGTATTCAACTTCGATCCCGGCCCCGAGACCATCGCACGCAAGAGCCTCGAATACATGAAGCAATTTGTTTGA
- a CDS encoding diguanylate cyclase translates to MKQRILVLDDESSILELLGQHLTEEGYECELFTSAVAALETVKARRFDLLITDLKMPELHGIDVVIQAKRTDEEMAVIVVTALLEVTNAIEAMRAGADDYLLKPFNLSEISLAVEKALDRRRLLIENRNYKRELESRVKEATVDLERTNRELLATKEYLESLFNSTVDAIVTVGPDYRVSFANQGAVHMFGYDRETLLGMTLQQLLNGGQDELIYIFRMLGHDKPLQNYETEITHKGGSLIPINMSLSQVHDPDGATISTLAICKDITQQKRLENELKEMSIKDSLTCLYNQRYFYDRLDAEIERATRQGHPLSLLLFDVDKFKPYNDGHGHLEGDRVLRAAGEVVMECTREHVDIGFRYGGDEFTVILPEADEKQAHVIAERIRSSFEARRFDRLTLSVGLMEYRPGSTLRSFIRFADAMMYDAKRSGGNQVYVYRPEEAPDSEAVAADN, encoded by the coding sequence GTGAAACAGCGTATTCTGGTGCTCGACGACGAGTCGAGCATTCTTGAGCTCCTGGGGCAGCATCTGACCGAGGAGGGGTATGAGTGTGAACTCTTCACCTCGGCGGTGGCGGCACTCGAAACGGTAAAAGCGCGTCGCTTCGATCTGTTGATCACCGATCTGAAAATGCCCGAGTTGCACGGCATCGATGTGGTCATTCAAGCCAAGCGTACGGATGAGGAAATGGCCGTCATCGTGGTGACGGCCTTGCTCGAGGTCACCAACGCGATTGAGGCCATGCGCGCGGGGGCGGACGACTACCTCCTGAAGCCCTTCAATCTCTCTGAGATTTCGCTGGCCGTGGAAAAGGCGCTTGATCGCCGCCGTCTGCTGATTGAGAATCGGAACTACAAGCGCGAGCTCGAGTCCCGGGTGAAAGAGGCCACGGTGGATCTGGAGCGGACGAATCGCGAGCTTCTGGCCACCAAGGAGTACCTCGAAAGTCTTTTCAACAGTACCGTGGACGCCATTGTCACGGTGGGCCCCGATTACCGTGTTTCTTTCGCGAATCAGGGCGCGGTGCACATGTTCGGCTACGACCGCGAGACCCTGCTGGGAATGACGCTCCAGCAGTTGCTCAATGGCGGGCAGGATGAACTTATTTATATCTTCCGCATGCTCGGCCACGACAAGCCCCTGCAGAACTATGAGACGGAGATCACCCATAAGGGCGGTTCCCTGATTCCGATTAATATGTCGCTGTCTCAAGTTCACGATCCGGACGGCGCGACCATATCCACGCTGGCGATCTGCAAGGACATTACCCAGCAGAAACGGCTGGAAAACGAGCTGAAGGAAATGTCCATCAAGGACAGCCTGACCTGCCTGTACAATCAGCGCTATTTTTATGATCGATTGGACGCGGAAATAGAGCGCGCAACCCGCCAGGGCCACCCCCTGTCGCTCTTGCTCTTCGATGTGGACAAGTTCAAGCCCTACAACGACGGCCACGGCCATCTGGAGGGCGATCGCGTGCTCCGGGCCGCGGGTGAAGTGGTCATGGAGTGCACGCGCGAGCACGTGGATATTGGTTTCCGCTATGGCGGCGACGAGTTTACCGTCATCCTGCCGGAAGCCGACGAGAAACAGGCCCATGTGATCGCCGAACGTATCCGTTCCTCTTTCGAGGCGCGTCGTTTTGATCGCCTGACCCTGAGCGTGGGCCTGATGGAGTACCGCCCCGGCAGTACCCTGCGCTCCTTCATCCGATTTGCGGATGCCATGATGTACGATGCGAAGCGGTCGGGCGGCAACCAGGTATACGTCTACCGACCGGAAGAAGCGCCCGACAGCGAAGCGGTCGCGGCGGACAATTAG
- a CDS encoding helix-turn-helix domain-containing protein — MEKILTVNDVANVLQVKAITVREMFREKRLRGFKVGKSWRTTEVMLQEDINALARGEAPAELPAPAEAPERPASAPVKVTNTTEKPAPKPAPAAPEATPAPRTPRKPPSSPAKEGEDSGEDTQQLLF; from the coding sequence ATGGAAAAAATTCTCACTGTCAACGACGTTGCCAACGTGCTTCAGGTCAAGGCCATTACCGTCCGGGAAATGTTTCGCGAAAAGCGACTTCGCGGTTTCAAGGTTGGCAAGTCCTGGCGCACAACGGAGGTCATGTTGCAGGAGGATATCAACGCCCTCGCGCGCGGGGAAGCCCCCGCCGAACTTCCCGCCCCCGCTGAAGCACCCGAACGCCCGGCCTCAGCTCCCGTAAAGGTCACCAATACGACCGAAAAACCCGCACCGAAGCCCGCACCCGCCGCGCCAGAGGCTACACCGGCCCCGCGGACTCCCCGCAAGCCTCCCTCAAGCCCGGCAAAAGAGGGCGAAGACTCGGGCGAAGACACCCAGCAGTTGCTCTTTTAA
- a CDS encoding prepilin-type N-terminal cleavage/methylation domain-containing protein — MAASNIDRENGFTLVELTVAVAILVVLMGVLFSLSLGIGDTAAIQDLKIRGNDEARRGLLAVAPRLRQAVRETINLEQMPTDILTFRMPEDLDGNGLAVNGANALELGPEVEIRRDKHDQNKDGMSQSQLIMISGESIRVLANGLSPAPGPTPSPASAKGTAQSAENTAGFWVAEEEGGIRVTIRTLSTSRRGHEILQEFNQLIAPRN, encoded by the coding sequence ATGGCGGCCAGCAACATCGACCGCGAAAATGGCTTCACTCTGGTCGAACTCACGGTCGCCGTGGCGATTCTTGTGGTGCTCATGGGGGTGCTTTTCTCCCTATCCCTGGGCATTGGCGATACGGCGGCCATCCAGGACCTGAAAATCAGGGGAAACGATGAGGCGCGTCGGGGCCTCCTCGCCGTCGCGCCCCGCCTCCGCCAGGCCGTCCGGGAAACCATCAATCTGGAGCAGATGCCGACGGACATACTGACTTTTCGCATGCCGGAGGATCTCGACGGCAATGGCCTCGCGGTGAACGGCGCGAATGCCCTGGAGCTCGGCCCTGAAGTAGAGATCCGGCGCGATAAGCACGATCAGAACAAGGACGGGATGTCCCAGTCCCAGTTGATCATGATCAGCGGCGAGTCGATTCGCGTACTGGCCAACGGCCTCTCACCGGCCCCGGGACCAACACCCTCTCCGGCATCGGCAAAAGGGACGGCACAGTCCGCCGAAAACACGGCGGGATTCTGGGTCGCGGAGGAAGAAGGCGGCATCCGGGTGACCATCCGGACCCTGAGCACCTCCCGCCGGGGCCACGAGATTCTTCAGGAATTCAACCAACTCATCGCACCGAGGAACTGA
- a CDS encoding alkaline phosphatase family protein: MSAPRKIMCIGLDGATWNILRPRMEAGQMPNLKRLCEGGAVGELDSIFPPETPAAWPSFMTGKNPGKHGVFDFLVYDPEKKRERPVNSKVRDGKTIWDYLTEAGKTSLVLNVPTSYPVKPIQGAMISGFLTPAGATDWAHPRELVEELVGEYGRYPHFFETMSFVCAHSEKNATLFLDELEFMDRTKFEVCEKLFDRHQPDFTMLHIWGTDRLQHELWHWFDPTHPKYDAAMAAKFGPRIDAYYTLCDTYIGRLAEKVGEDGLTFVISDHGFGPTHYFIDLNSWLLKEGFIVLKNTPKVRFKKLLWDLGVTPQNATRLVYPFLKFAMKLKATAPEATLQKSSGSLRIPGMLDLNRDVDWAKTRAYAPFGWSGIFINSEGIRPHGSVPESEYETVRDAIVARLEHLKNPVTGECVAHPIHLKKDMYKGPYTPWGPDIMPLPLEKKHMPVCFFGFQSKEPVYPNNTLYGNHLMEGIVMANGNGARPGGETHACLIDMAPTILYLLGLPVPDDMDGRVIEEIIDPAVLTANPITLLDTTGSSSTTGGGLTDDEEEELRARLEGLGYL, encoded by the coding sequence GTGTCCGCTCCCCGAAAAATCATGTGTATTGGCCTCGACGGGGCCACCTGGAACATCCTGCGCCCCCGCATGGAAGCCGGGCAAATGCCCAACCTGAAGCGCCTCTGCGAAGGCGGTGCCGTGGGCGAGTTGGATTCCATTTTTCCGCCTGAAACCCCCGCGGCCTGGCCCTCGTTCATGACCGGTAAGAACCCGGGAAAGCACGGTGTCTTCGACTTCCTAGTCTATGATCCCGAGAAGAAGCGTGAACGGCCCGTGAATTCCAAGGTCCGCGACGGCAAAACCATCTGGGACTACCTCACCGAGGCGGGTAAGACCTCGCTGGTGCTCAACGTGCCCACGTCCTACCCCGTGAAGCCCATCCAGGGTGCCATGATCAGCGGATTCCTCACGCCCGCCGGTGCCACGGACTGGGCCCACCCCCGCGAACTGGTGGAAGAGCTCGTGGGTGAATATGGCCGCTATCCCCACTTCTTCGAGACCATGTCCTTTGTATGTGCGCACTCGGAGAAAAACGCCACCCTGTTCCTCGACGAACTCGAGTTCATGGACCGCACCAAGTTCGAGGTCTGCGAAAAGCTTTTTGATCGGCACCAGCCCGACTTCACCATGCTGCACATCTGGGGCACGGACCGCCTCCAGCATGAGCTCTGGCACTGGTTTGACCCGACCCATCCGAAATACGACGCGGCCATGGCGGCCAAATTCGGCCCCCGGATTGATGCGTACTACACCCTCTGCGATACCTACATTGGCCGTCTGGCCGAAAAAGTGGGGGAGGACGGCCTCACCTTCGTCATTTCCGATCACGGATTCGGTCCTACCCACTATTTCATCGATCTGAACAGTTGGCTGCTTAAAGAAGGCTTTATCGTGCTGAAAAACACGCCGAAGGTCCGCTTCAAGAAGCTGCTGTGGGATCTGGGCGTCACGCCGCAGAACGCCACCCGCCTGGTCTACCCCTTCCTGAAATTCGCCATGAAGCTCAAGGCCACCGCCCCCGAAGCCACGCTACAGAAGTCTTCCGGCTCCCTGCGCATCCCCGGCATGCTCGACTTGAACCGCGATGTCGACTGGGCGAAGACCCGGGCCTATGCGCCCTTTGGTTGGAGCGGCATTTTCATTAACTCGGAGGGCATCCGCCCCCACGGCTCCGTGCCGGAATCGGAATATGAAACCGTGCGCGACGCCATTGTGGCGCGTCTGGAGCACTTGAAGAATCCCGTGACCGGCGAGTGTGTGGCCCATCCGATCCACCTGAAAAAAGACATGTACAAAGGCCCCTATACCCCCTGGGGTCCCGACATCATGCCCCTTCCGCTGGAGAAGAAGCACATGCCCGTGTGTTTCTTCGGGTTCCAGTCTAAAGAGCCGGTTTATCCGAACAATACCCTCTATGGCAACCACCTCATGGAGGGTATCGTCATGGCCAACGGCAACGGCGCCCGCCCCGGCGGCGAGACCCACGCCTGTCTGATCGATATGGCCCCCACGATCCTGTATCTGCTCGGTCTGCCCGTTCCCGACGACATGGACGGGCGCGTGATCGAGGAAATCATCGATCCCGCCGTGCTCACGGCAAATCCCATTACCCTGCTGGACACCACCGGCTCCAGCAGCACGACGGGCGGCGGTCTGACCGACGACGAGGAAGAGGAATTGCGGGCGCGCCTCGAAGGCCTGGGCTACCTGTAA